The genomic region GCGGTGCAACCATTTCGGCTGGCTTTGTTTCATTGGGTCTTTTCGGGCTCGCCTTGTCGTTGCCGATCGTGGCAGCGGTCCTCATCCCGTCTGCGCGGCGCGCGCTGGATTGGCTGTCTGCCTTATCGCGACGGCTACCGCTCTGGACCGGTTTGCTGCTCGTCGTCCTTGGCCTCTGGTCGATCGGCTTCGGCTTATTCGCCGAGATCAAGGCGTAGCTCATGAGCCGGGCAGAAATACGCGCCAATGCCGCTTGACTCCGTAGTCTGGTACGGAGCGTAGACTCGGCTTCAATAGGACAATGCCGGCGGTTCGCCGGCAAATGTTGGACCGGAGGTCAGGGCATGAACACGGCTACAGCGATTGCACCACGCGCCCAGCCTTGGAGCGAGGAGCCGGCGAGCCGACCCGATCGGGCTAGGATACGCGCCCGGATTGGCGGTCTGCATTGCTCGCTTTGCACTGGAACGATCGAGAAGGCACTTGGCAGTCAAGCAGGCGTCGACAAGGTCGCAGTAAGCCTCACGCATGAGCAGGCGCTGGTCGAATACGACCCGAGCGTCGCCCGCCCCGAGGCGTTGCTGAGAATCCTGCGCGACATCGGCTATACAATTTCAGATCCACGCAAGGTTCGGCCCTTCGAAGAGGAGGAGCGTGAGCTCGTCCGCGAAGGTCGCCGTTTTCTCGTTGCGACCGCGTTTAGCCTCCTCGCCATAGCCCTAATTACCAACCCGATGGGTATCGCGGCCCTCGCCATCCATGGCGTGGTATTTTTCAGCCTCATCGGGTTGATGTTCCTCGTGCTGCGAGCACGAGGCATCGCTCCAGCAATTCTCGGATCCGGCGGATTGGGCATCGCCGCACTCGCGCTGATGCTCGTGAAGGAGCAGGCTTGGTTCGCTGCGGCTGTTCCGTGGCTTGTCGCCGCCATGGCCGTAATCCTCGTCTTCGGCATCGGACGCCATATTCTGGTGATGGCGGCGCAGGCACTGCGACGGGGCATTCTTAATCAACATGTCTTGCTTGAGACGGGTGCCTTCGCCGGCATCATCGGCGGCATGATCGGGTTCATCTTCTCCCCCGCAGCCTACCCGACGGCGGCCTTTTTCGCCGTTTCAGTGATGGTCACGACCTACCACATCTTCTCGGAATGGCTCTCGCTGATCGTCAAGACCCGCAGTTCGCAGGCGGTGAAACAGCTCCTCGATCTTCAGCCGGAAACCGCGCGCGTCGAGCGCAATGGCCAGGAGTTGGAACTGCCGATCGCGGAGGTGGCGATCGGTGATCTCGTCCGTATTCGTCCTGGTGAGCGCGTGCCAGTCGATGGTGAGGTGGCTAGCGGGCATTCGGCGGTCGATCAGTCCTTCGTGACCGGCGAGCCGATTCCGGTCGAGCGGAAAAAAGGCGACGCGGTGATCGGTGGTTCAATCAATGGCAATGGCACGTTGCTCGTTCAGGTGCGAGCGGTCGGCGAGGGAAGCTTCCTGCACAAGGTGATTCGCGAAGTCGAGGATGCTCGGGCACTCAAGCCCGGCCTCTTGCATCTCGTTGATCGAGTTCTCCAGGTTTATACGCCGACGGTTCTCGTTATTGCGATGCTCGCTCTTGTCGGTTGGCTGGTCGGATCATGGCTCATATCAGGCGAGGTCGACTTGGAACGGGCAATCTTCGCCGGCTTGAGCGTGCTTGTAATGGGATATCCTTGCGCGGTGGGTATCTCCGCGCCGCTGTCAATAGTGCGCGGTGCTGGTGAGGCGGCCGAACGGGGCGTTCTAATGCGCACGGGCGAAGCCTTCCAA from Pelagibacterium sp. 26DY04 harbors:
- a CDS encoding cation-translocating P-type ATPase codes for the protein MNTATAIAPRAQPWSEEPASRPDRARIRARIGGLHCSLCTGTIEKALGSQAGVDKVAVSLTHEQALVEYDPSVARPEALLRILRDIGYTISDPRKVRPFEEEERELVREGRRFLVATAFSLLAIALITNPMGIAALAIHGVVFFSLIGLMFLVLRARGIAPAILGSGGLGIAALALMLVKEQAWFAAAVPWLVAAMAVILVFGIGRHILVMAAQALRRGILNQHVLLETGAFAGIIGGMIGFIFSPAAYPTAAFFAVSVMVTTYHIFSEWLSLIVKTRSSQAVKQLLDLQPETARVERNGQELELPIAEVAIGDLVRIRPGERVPVDGEVASGHSAVDQSFVTGEPIPVERKKGDAVIGGSINGNGTLLVQVRAVGEGSFLHKVIREVEDARALKPGLLHLVDRVLQVYTPTVLVIAMLALVGWLVGSWLISGEVDLERAIFAGLSVLVMGYPCAVGISAPLSIVRGAGEAAERGVLMRTGEAFQGFRLVKTIVLDKTGTLTQGKPAVREIEAVNGEEDELLALAAAAEASSEHPLAQAVVTAAFERGAVPPDVGSFEAVPGKGIAAKIDGGEILVGSPRFLSERGVDLSTLTDRIAALEEAGRTVIAVGRHGQSLGIIALGDTLKTDAKEAVARMRSDGLRLILLTGDNERAAQKVARDVGIDTVHAGILPDGKAEIIRKLQAGGTRVAMVGDGINDAPALMQADVGVAMGGGTDIAIESADIIILSNRLDAVLVARQISRRSYRKMLQNVTLAFLFNGVGIPIAATGLVYPVWAMVAMAVSVTAIFFNSLWGRPQLFFDAVLSVGKKIESPLPQTA